A window of the Kosakonia sp. BYX6 genome harbors these coding sequences:
- a CDS encoding ABC transporter ATP-binding protein produces MDAFTDIRLQGVSFAFGAHTVLNHIDLHIQPGSIVALLGPSGCGKSTLLRLLAGLSEPAEGEIWFGDCLVAKAGWSLPPEARDIGMVFQDYALWPHMSVAQNVAFPLKMRNVPRGEREQRVMQALERVGLAEFAQRKPAGLSGGQQQRVALARAIVAEPGVLLFDEPLSNLDTQLRESLCHEMARLLRQLGTTAVYVTHDRREAEWLADRIVHLASGTVESVRTVTSSSGEIA; encoded by the coding sequence ATGGACGCATTCACTGACATCCGGCTGCAAGGCGTTTCCTTCGCCTTCGGCGCGCATACCGTTCTCAACCATATCGATTTGCATATCCAACCCGGCAGTATCGTTGCGCTGCTTGGGCCGTCCGGCTGCGGCAAGAGTACTTTGCTGCGCCTGTTAGCGGGTCTGAGTGAACCGGCAGAAGGCGAAATCTGGTTTGGCGATTGTTTAGTGGCAAAAGCTGGCTGGTCATTGCCGCCCGAAGCGCGCGACATCGGCATGGTGTTCCAGGATTACGCCCTGTGGCCGCACATGAGTGTGGCGCAAAACGTCGCATTCCCGCTGAAGATGCGCAATGTACCGCGCGGCGAGCGGGAGCAACGCGTAATGCAGGCGCTGGAGCGGGTCGGGCTGGCGGAATTCGCCCAGCGTAAACCGGCCGGTTTATCAGGCGGCCAGCAACAGCGTGTGGCGCTGGCGCGGGCGATTGTCGCCGAACCCGGCGTGTTGCTGTTTGACGAACCGCTCTCCAACCTCGATACCCAGCTTCGCGAATCCTTATGTCATGAGATGGCGCGTTTGCTGCGACAACTCGGAACGACCGCCGTGTATGTGACGCACGATCGCCGCGAAGCCGAATGGCTCGCCGATCGCATTGTGCATCTGGCATCCGGAACCGTTGAATCTGTTCGAACTGTCACTTCATCCTCAGGGGAAATTGCATGA
- a CDS encoding arylamine N-acetyltransferase, with the protein MTPFLTAYLARIGWNHTPDVSLETLRALHLHHNSAIPFENLDVVLAREIALSDDALFQKLVVARRGGYCFEQNGLFERALKEVGFDVRSLLGRVVLANPPEMPPRTHRLLLVQLAGEPWIADVGFGGQSLTAPIRMQADIEQATPHGLYRLQRTGDDWQLQFRHHENWQTMYQFEMGQQYQADYVMGNFYSAHWPTSHFRHHLLLCRHLPDGEKMTLNNFHFTHWKQGLAQEEIMLPDVPALYETLQSRFGLGVSDREHGFSLQQLEKVMSGFDLHGEHA; encoded by the coding sequence ATGACCCCTTTTTTGACCGCTTATCTGGCCCGTATTGGCTGGAACCACACGCCCGATGTGTCACTGGAAACGCTGCGGGCGCTGCATTTACACCACAACAGCGCCATTCCTTTTGAAAATCTCGATGTGGTATTAGCGCGTGAAATCGCCCTTAGCGATGACGCGCTGTTTCAGAAGTTAGTGGTCGCCCGGCGCGGCGGTTACTGTTTCGAGCAGAACGGGCTGTTTGAACGGGCGTTAAAAGAGGTCGGTTTTGACGTTCGCAGTTTGTTGGGGCGCGTCGTGCTGGCTAATCCGCCAGAGATGCCGCCGCGCACGCACCGTTTGCTGCTGGTGCAACTTGCCGGTGAGCCGTGGATTGCGGATGTCGGTTTTGGCGGGCAAAGCCTGACCGCGCCGATCCGCATGCAGGCCGATATTGAGCAGGCGACGCCGCATGGGCTTTACCGTTTGCAACGCACGGGTGATGACTGGCAGTTGCAGTTTCGCCACCATGAGAACTGGCAGACGATGTATCAGTTTGAAATGGGCCAGCAATATCAAGCCGATTATGTGATGGGCAATTTTTACTCGGCGCACTGGCCGACGTCGCATTTCCGCCACCATTTATTACTGTGTCGCCACCTGCCGGACGGCGAAAAAATGACGCTGAATAACTTTCACTTTACCCACTGGAAGCAGGGGCTGGCGCAGGAAGAGATCATGCTGCCCGATGTTCCGGCGCTGTATGAAACCCTGCAATCCCGTTTCGGGCTTGGCGTCAGCGACCGTGAACACGGTTTTAGCCTGCAGCAACTGGAAAAAGTAATGAGCGGCTTTGATCTCCACGGTGAGCATGCTTAG
- a CDS encoding MFS transporter, whose product MFRQWLTLVIIVLVYIPVAIDATVLHVAAPTLSAELNASGNELLWIIDIYSLVMAGMVLPMGALGDKIGFKRLLLIGSALFGGASLLAAFATSASWLIATRALLAVGAAMIVPATLAGIRNTFSQTRHRNTALGVWAAVGSGGAAFGPLVGGMLLEHFYWGSVFLINTPIVIGVMALTARYVPRQQGREDQPLHLNQAIGLIVAILLLVWSAKTAMKGTLPLWIVASTLLIGAVLLTLFVRIQLAARTPMIDMRLFTHRVILSGVLMAITAMVTLVGFELLMAQELQFVHGFTPFAAGVFMLPVMVASGFSGPIAGVLVSKLGLRRVAAGGMALSAVSFLGLSVTNFSTQPWLAGLLMALLGFSAASALLASTAAIMAAAPKEKAAAAGAIEAMSYELGAGLGIAVFGLILSRSFAASIELPQGLSRDAAAQASSSIGEAFRLAQDADPALAQGIIAAAKTAFIGSHSVALSTASALLIMLAVGIWFSLAGVEKAEH is encoded by the coding sequence ATGTTTCGTCAGTGGTTAACGTTGGTCATTATTGTGTTGGTGTATATTCCGGTCGCCATTGATGCGACGGTGCTGCATGTGGCCGCGCCGACACTCAGCGCCGAGTTGAACGCCAGCGGCAATGAGCTGCTGTGGATTATCGATATCTACTCGCTGGTGATGGCCGGGATGGTACTGCCGATGGGGGCGCTGGGCGACAAAATCGGTTTTAAACGCCTGCTGTTGATTGGCAGCGCACTGTTTGGCGGCGCGTCACTGCTGGCAGCATTTGCGACCAGCGCCAGTTGGCTTATCGCCACGCGTGCACTGCTTGCCGTAGGTGCCGCGATGATTGTTCCCGCCACGCTCGCCGGGATCCGCAATACCTTTTCACAGACGCGCCATCGCAACACCGCGCTCGGCGTCTGGGCGGCAGTGGGTTCCGGCGGCGCGGCATTTGGTCCGCTTGTTGGCGGCATGCTGTTAGAACATTTTTACTGGGGGTCGGTATTCCTGATTAACACGCCCATTGTGATCGGTGTGATGGCGCTGACTGCACGTTATGTGCCGCGCCAACAGGGCCGCGAAGATCAGCCACTGCATCTGAACCAGGCGATTGGGCTGATTGTCGCCATTTTGTTATTGGTGTGGAGCGCCAAAACCGCCATGAAAGGCACGCTACCGCTGTGGATTGTGGCGAGCACATTGCTGATCGGCGCCGTGTTATTAACGCTGTTTGTGCGCATTCAACTGGCGGCGCGCACGCCGATGATCGACATGCGTTTGTTTACTCATCGGGTCATTTTAAGTGGCGTGCTGATGGCGATCACCGCGATGGTGACGCTGGTCGGTTTTGAACTGCTGATGGCGCAGGAGCTGCAATTTGTTCACGGTTTCACACCGTTCGCCGCAGGTGTCTTTATGTTGCCGGTGATGGTCGCCAGCGGCTTTAGCGGGCCGATTGCCGGTGTTTTGGTGTCGAAACTCGGGCTACGACGCGTAGCGGCAGGCGGCATGGCGCTAAGCGCGGTGAGCTTTCTGGGGCTTTCGGTCACTAACTTCTCAACACAACCGTGGCTAGCCGGGTTGCTAATGGCGCTGCTTGGTTTTAGCGCCGCCAGCGCCTTGTTGGCATCAACGGCGGCAATCATGGCGGCGGCACCCAAAGAGAAAGCCGCCGCCGCGGGCGCGATTGAAGCCATGTCTTATGAACTTGGCGCGGGCCTCGGCATTGCGGTTTTCGGGCTGATTTTAAGCCGCAGCTTTGCCGCTTCTATTGAACTGCCGCAAGGCCTGAGTCGCGACGCCGCCGCGCAAGCGTCTTCCTCGATTGGCGAAGCGTTTCGCCTGGCGCAGGACGCCGATCCCGCGCTGGCGCAAGGGATCATTGCAGCGGCGAAAACGGCATTTATCGGCTCGCACAGCGTTGCGCTCAGCACCGCCAGCGCGCTGTTAATTATGCTGGCGGTCGGGATTTGGTTTAGCCTGGCGGGAGTCGAAAAAGCGGAACATTAA
- a CDS encoding ABC transporter substrate-binding protein, translating into MKALLSVKKGVALAMVLSSMMMSSAHALTVYTAGPGSLAKSLASGFEQKTGVKVNIFQATTGKVMARLEAEQANPQADILISASWDTAEDLHNRGWLLPFHSANADKVPDTLKSADFIAQGISALGIVWNTQSGTPEPKEWQDLTSADFKDKVTTPDPALSGASLDLLIGLQNGMGDKAWQLFDALKQNGMVVSGPNAQAVTPVMQGAKAAVFGAVDYVTYGNIAQGESLKVIFPASGTVIAPRPMMILKTTQHADDAKAFVDYVLSPEGQKMVADAWLMPARTDVQAKRPLFTELKVLPTQSGGTSERGDVLKRFNSLFAK; encoded by the coding sequence ATGAAAGCTTTATTGTCCGTGAAAAAAGGAGTCGCTTTAGCCATGGTGCTGTCGTCGATGATGATGTCCAGCGCGCACGCGCTCACCGTTTACACAGCCGGTCCTGGATCGCTTGCGAAAAGTCTCGCCAGCGGCTTCGAGCAAAAAACCGGCGTCAAAGTGAATATTTTCCAGGCCACCACTGGCAAAGTGATGGCGCGACTGGAAGCCGAGCAGGCGAACCCGCAGGCTGATATTCTGATTTCCGCGTCGTGGGACACTGCCGAAGATCTGCACAACCGCGGCTGGTTGTTGCCGTTTCACAGCGCCAATGCCGATAAAGTGCCGGATACGCTGAAAAGCGCCGACTTCATTGCGCAGGGGATTTCGGCGCTGGGGATTGTCTGGAATACCCAAAGCGGCACCCCGGAACCGAAAGAGTGGCAGGATCTGACTTCCGCCGACTTTAAAGACAAAGTCACGACGCCAGATCCTGCACTCTCTGGCGCCTCGCTCGATCTGCTGATCGGGTTGCAAAATGGCATGGGCGATAAAGCCTGGCAGTTATTCGATGCGCTGAAACAGAACGGCATGGTCGTTAGCGGTCCGAACGCCCAGGCGGTTACGCCGGTGATGCAGGGCGCGAAAGCGGCGGTTTTCGGCGCGGTGGATTACGTCACTTACGGCAATATCGCCCAGGGTGAATCTCTGAAAGTGATTTTCCCGGCCAGCGGCACGGTCATTGCACCACGCCCGATGATGATCCTCAAAACCACCCAGCACGCCGATGACGCCAAAGCGTTTGTCGATTACGTACTCTCCCCGGAAGGACAAAAAATGGTGGCCGATGCCTGGCTGATGCCGGCTCGCACCGACGTGCAAGCGAAACGCCCGTTGTTCACCGAACTGAAAGTTCTACCGACGCAAAGCGGTGGCACCAGTGAACGTGGCGATGTCCTGAAGCGCTTCAATTCTCTTTTCGCAAAATAA
- a CDS encoding diguanylate cyclase: MRIATITNFAYVATVVLTLSSGVALFLASNAEHNERAMVAQNRVFDQLTDELEKEAFALSELAREGVIKKQPETIQSWKTRAEQDISLENRLAALRDTGASDEELMILRDGISTLDQLEDEQRIAISDVETGKIDEAMNLLYSANYEERLAESEYRFAHFRSLSDQRTQAAINDATERSLRLRTFSEIMVGLTALLFLFVLGFIIKHRILRPVVTLSDVVNRLATQDYNVEAPVLAQVDEIGDMAQAIRVFRENGLARQRLEQERDAEWATRTLLARMTQRLQGCDSHSAIVRVISRFAPKIIPDMGGRLYLLESRRNRMKCVARWGLPPGEDAPFAPESCWALKRGQLHSPGNGTVDMPCEHVLPEIASRAICVPLNAQNKSIGLLTFDNYTPGKEPPYIYLELLAETLALALANQILRDTLTEKATHDSLTGLRNRYSLEESIRGMIDQAMVEGTLLSCLMLDVDYFKKLNDQHGHEAGDKVLRELARVITDTLGDNGVAFRYGGEEFLLILPNTNEIEAKNVGQTLLNNVSNHIMLYESQDIGPVSVSIGLATWPRHARADNLVRAADLALYRAKEQGRGQIVVARNTG, translated from the coding sequence GTGCGAATCGCAACGATTACCAATTTTGCCTATGTCGCCACGGTGGTGTTAACGCTCAGCTCAGGTGTCGCCCTCTTTCTGGCGTCAAATGCAGAACATAACGAGCGGGCGATGGTGGCGCAAAACCGTGTGTTCGACCAACTTACCGACGAACTGGAAAAAGAGGCGTTTGCCTTAAGCGAACTGGCGCGGGAAGGCGTGATCAAAAAACAGCCGGAAACGATTCAAAGCTGGAAAACCCGTGCCGAGCAAGACATCAGCCTGGAAAACCGCCTCGCTGCCCTGCGCGATACTGGGGCTTCCGATGAAGAGTTAATGATCCTGCGCGATGGCATTTCCACGCTGGATCAACTGGAAGATGAGCAACGCATCGCCATTAGCGATGTGGAAACCGGAAAAATCGATGAGGCGATGAACCTGCTGTACAGCGCCAATTACGAGGAGCGGCTTGCTGAAAGCGAATACCGTTTCGCGCATTTTCGCAGCCTTTCGGATCAGCGCACCCAGGCCGCCATCAACGACGCCACTGAGCGCTCTTTGCGCCTGCGTACATTCTCGGAAATCATGGTCGGTCTGACCGCCCTGCTGTTTCTGTTTGTGCTCGGTTTTATTATCAAACACCGAATTCTGCGCCCGGTGGTGACGCTCAGCGATGTGGTGAATCGGCTGGCGACGCAGGATTACAACGTTGAAGCGCCCGTGCTGGCGCAGGTCGATGAAATTGGCGATATGGCGCAGGCGATCCGCGTATTTCGTGAAAACGGCCTTGCCCGCCAGCGGCTGGAGCAAGAGCGCGATGCGGAATGGGCGACGCGCACGCTGTTGGCACGCATGACGCAGCGCCTGCAAGGGTGTGATTCCCACAGCGCGATTGTGCGGGTGATCAGCCGTTTCGCGCCGAAAATCATCCCGGACATGGGCGGGCGTTTGTATCTGCTCGAAAGCCGCCGCAATCGCATGAAGTGCGTGGCGCGCTGGGGTTTACCACCGGGTGAGGATGCGCCATTTGCACCGGAAAGTTGTTGGGCGCTGAAACGCGGGCAACTGCACAGCCCCGGCAATGGCACAGTGGATATGCCGTGCGAACATGTTTTGCCGGAGATTGCGTCGCGAGCCATCTGTGTACCGCTGAATGCCCAGAACAAAAGCATCGGGCTGCTGACTTTTGATAACTACACGCCAGGCAAAGAGCCGCCGTATATCTACCTGGAACTGCTGGCCGAAACGCTGGCGCTGGCGTTAGCCAACCAAATCCTGCGCGATACGCTGACGGAAAAAGCGACGCACGATTCGCTGACCGGCCTGCGTAACCGCTACAGCCTTGAAGAGAGCATCCGCGGCATGATCGACCAGGCCATGGTGGAAGGCACCCTGCTCAGTTGCCTGATGCTCGATGTGGATTACTTCAAAAAACTCAATGACCAGCACGGTCATGAAGCGGGCGATAAAGTGCTGCGCGAGCTGGCGCGGGTTATTACCGATACGCTTGGTGATAACGGCGTTGCGTTTCGCTACGGCGGCGAAGAGTTTCTGCTGATCCTGCCGAATACCAACGAAATCGAGGCAAAAAACGTCGGCCAGACACTGCTCAATAACGTGTCCAATCACATTATGCTGTACGAATCGCAAGATATCGGGCCGGTGTCGGTTTCCATCGGCCTGGCCACCTGGCCGCGTCACGCCAGAGCTGATAATCTGGTGCGTGCCGCCGACCTGGCCCTTTATAGGGCGAAGGAACAGGGGCGCGGGCAAATTGTGGTCGCCAGAAACACCGGCTAA
- a CDS encoding TetR family transcriptional regulator, whose translation MRYLNRDDRREVILKAAMRVALAEGFSAMTVRRIASEAGVATGQVHHHFTSANELKSQAFIRLIAELLEVEVVPASAPWREQLHSMLGSDEGGLEPYVHLWREALLLASKEPEIKGAYLLTMEMWHVKVVQLIEQGRAAGEFSDNDSAQNIAWRLIALVCGMDGICVLGMPDVDEAAFKRHLAVMIEKELG comes from the coding sequence ATGCGCTATTTAAATCGGGACGATCGCCGGGAAGTGATCCTTAAGGCCGCGATGCGTGTGGCGCTGGCGGAAGGGTTTTCCGCCATGACGGTGCGCCGCATCGCCAGCGAAGCCGGTGTGGCTACCGGTCAGGTCCATCACCATTTCACCTCGGCGAACGAGTTGAAATCGCAGGCGTTCATTCGCCTGATCGCCGAATTGCTGGAAGTCGAAGTGGTGCCCGCCAGCGCGCCGTGGCGTGAGCAGTTGCACTCAATGCTCGGCAGCGATGAAGGCGGGCTGGAGCCGTATGTGCATTTGTGGCGTGAAGCGTTATTGCTGGCGAGCAAAGAGCCGGAGATCAAAGGCGCTTACCTGCTGACCATGGAGATGTGGCACGTCAAAGTGGTGCAACTTATTGAGCAAGGCCGCGCCGCCGGGGAATTTAGTGATAACGACAGTGCGCAAAATATCGCCTGGCGTTTGATTGCGCTGGTCTGCGGCATGGACGGCATTTGTGTTTTAGGCATGCCAGATGTCGATGAAGCGGCGTTCAAGCGCCATCTGGCGGTGATGATTGAAAAAGAGCTGGGCTAA
- the pptA gene encoding tautomerase PptA produces MPHVDIKCFPRDLNDEQKSALAADIADVIIRHLNSKESSISIALNEVSPEDWKALAWDTDIAPQMDKLLKKPGYSM; encoded by the coding sequence ATGCCGCACGTTGATATCAAATGTTTTCCCCGCGATCTGAACGATGAGCAAAAAAGCGCCCTGGCGGCGGATATCGCTGATGTGATTATTCGCCACCTGAACAGCAAAGAGAGTTCAATAAGCATTGCGCTAAATGAAGTGTCGCCCGAAGACTGGAAAGCGCTGGCCTGGGATACCGACATCGCTCCGCAAATGGACAAACTGCTCAAAAAGCCAGGCTACAGCATGTAA
- a CDS encoding phage tail sheath family protein has translation MAIATSYPGLYLNEETAVNLSVTSSATAIPVFTFEKRDTEYAPSATMLHLNNWAEFYALIGRDDSGSHFFDSLKFWFMSGGGPCYMVRREHLIEELVKYDDITLVVEAGSVLSAETTQKQQMYADFLTVRQQMPTLFGLFDGLQSDISNAESVDEFMKYHPATPYAAAFYPWQKVDWSSSAIPPSVVAAVSIARTDRVRGVWKAPANVVINGITPMFSVSNNIQAKYYRGKALNMIRRFGSTGTVVWGSRTLEDSDKWRYIPVRRLFGMAEHDIRKLLRGLIYEPNSSITWQRVKVALDSYLHDLWKKGALAGSKPEEAWFVEVGKNITMSEEEISQGKLIIRVGMAAVRPAEFILLEFSQKIAML, from the coding sequence ATGGCGATTGCAACCAGTTACCCCGGCCTGTATTTAAACGAAGAAACAGCGGTTAATTTGTCGGTGACCAGCAGTGCTACGGCGATCCCCGTTTTTACTTTTGAAAAACGGGATACAGAATATGCGCCTTCAGCGACGATGCTGCATTTAAACAACTGGGCTGAGTTTTACGCGCTGATTGGTCGCGATGATAGTGGATCCCACTTTTTTGATAGCCTCAAATTTTGGTTTATGAGCGGTGGCGGCCCCTGCTACATGGTCAGGCGGGAACATCTTATCGAGGAATTGGTGAAATATGACGATATCACCCTGGTCGTTGAAGCCGGCTCAGTATTAAGTGCAGAGACGACACAAAAACAACAAATGTATGCCGATTTTCTCACCGTGCGACAGCAAATGCCGACTCTCTTTGGACTGTTTGATGGTTTGCAGTCCGATATTTCAAACGCAGAGAGCGTCGATGAATTCATGAAATATCATCCCGCCACACCGTATGCAGCGGCGTTTTATCCATGGCAGAAGGTTGACTGGTCCTCTTCCGCCATTCCCCCCAGTGTCGTCGCGGCTGTCTCCATCGCCAGAACCGATCGCGTCCGTGGCGTATGGAAAGCGCCGGCCAATGTCGTCATTAACGGCATCACGCCGATGTTTTCTGTCAGCAATAACATTCAGGCGAAATATTATCGGGGCAAGGCGCTGAACATGATTCGTCGCTTTGGCAGCACAGGAACGGTTGTCTGGGGCAGCCGCACGCTGGAAGACAGCGATAAATGGCGTTATATCCCGGTACGCCGATTATTTGGTATGGCCGAGCATGATATTCGAAAATTGTTAAGGGGGTTGATTTACGAACCCAATAGCAGCATCACCTGGCAACGTGTCAAAGTCGCGCTTGATAGTTATCTGCATGACTTATGGAAAAAAGGCGCGCTGGCGGGCAGCAAGCCAGAGGAAGCCTGGTTTGTGGAGGTGGGGAAAAACATCACCATGTCCGAAGAAGAGATAAGCCAAGGGAAATTGATTATTCGTGTTGGCATGGCCGCCGTGCGTCCAGCCGAATTTATTCTTCTCGAGTTCTCACAGAAGATCGCGATGTTATAA
- a CDS encoding ABC transporter permease, translating into MVLLIMLVALPLLFILLQAVFPHFSAGKLDGAFSAIPALLKAPQLPAMFSGTLQIAIGVALLSAVIGLPLGVARGLFDMPCPKLWDLLFLIPFLTPPYIAALSWMLVLQTQGYLMQLTGLDLNNLLFSKTGIVLVMTLNIFPVVYFAVSRSLLASGQRLAMVARVHGATPWKAFYHITLPLLSPALAAGMLLAFTLAVEEYGVPAALGTRSGVVMLTVGIEEKLADWPIDLPGASMLSVVLIVIALGGWWLQRKLTGDKDVTSVSGKPTEHVGARLGFVAVPVVLVMAAIGFLAVVLPGLSMAITGFSATLSGGLSLANLTVKHFVALFAQSGDALSALGTSLSLALAAAVITGLLGLCAAWLVVMQKIRGRGVMDALSLMPAALPGVVIGVGLILLWNRAFWPVSPYNTWAILLISYCCLLLPWPVRYISSAMRQLGGNLEPAARVHGASAFQALRWVVLPLIFPAMLAAMLMVFAIASRELVTSLLLSPAGTQTVAVFIWRQFEQGSVGQGMAMATLTLITGLALMLTALGIMQRGTKG; encoded by the coding sequence ATGGTGCTGCTGATCATGCTGGTGGCGCTGCCGTTGCTGTTTATTCTTTTGCAGGCGGTCTTTCCGCATTTCAGCGCCGGGAAACTCGACGGCGCGTTTTCCGCCATTCCCGCGTTGCTCAAGGCGCCGCAGTTGCCCGCAATGTTTAGCGGTACGCTGCAAATCGCCATAGGCGTGGCACTGCTCAGCGCGGTGATCGGTTTACCGCTCGGCGTAGCGCGCGGCTTGTTCGATATGCCGTGCCCCAAATTGTGGGATCTGCTGTTTCTCATTCCTTTTCTCACGCCGCCGTATATTGCGGCGCTGTCGTGGATGCTGGTGCTGCAAACCCAGGGCTATCTGATGCAGCTGACCGGGCTGGATCTCAACAATCTCTTATTCAGCAAAACCGGCATTGTGCTGGTGATGACGCTGAATATTTTCCCGGTGGTCTATTTCGCTGTGTCGCGCAGTTTGCTCGCCAGCGGGCAACGGCTGGCAATGGTCGCACGGGTTCATGGCGCGACACCGTGGAAAGCGTTTTATCACATCACTCTGCCGCTGTTGTCGCCCGCGCTGGCGGCGGGCATGTTGCTGGCATTCACCCTGGCGGTGGAAGAGTACGGCGTGCCCGCCGCGCTCGGCACACGTTCCGGCGTTGTGATGCTGACGGTTGGCATTGAAGAAAAACTTGCCGACTGGCCGATTGATTTACCCGGCGCGTCGATGTTGTCGGTGGTGTTAATTGTCATCGCGCTGGGCGGTTGGTGGTTGCAGCGCAAACTCACCGGCGATAAAGACGTGACCAGCGTTTCCGGCAAGCCGACTGAACATGTCGGTGCCAGACTCGGTTTTGTCGCCGTGCCGGTGGTGCTGGTGATGGCGGCGATCGGTTTTCTGGCGGTGGTGCTGCCGGGGTTATCGATGGCAATAACCGGTTTTAGCGCCACGCTGTCCGGTGGCTTGTCGCTGGCGAATCTCACCGTTAAGCACTTTGTCGCGCTGTTTGCCCAGAGCGGCGACGCACTTTCAGCGCTGGGTACCAGTTTGTCGCTGGCGCTGGCGGCGGCGGTGATCACCGGGCTGTTAGGGTTGTGCGCCGCCTGGCTGGTGGTGATGCAGAAGATAAGAGGGCGCGGCGTGATGGATGCGCTATCGTTGATGCCAGCCGCGCTGCCCGGCGTGGTGATCGGCGTGGGATTGATTCTGTTGTGGAACCGCGCGTTCTGGCCGGTTTCTCCCTATAACACGTGGGCGATTTTACTGATTTCCTACTGCTGTTTACTGTTGCCGTGGCCGGTGCGCTACATCAGCAGCGCGATGCGCCAGTTAGGCGGCAACCTTGAACCTGCCGCGCGGGTGCATGGTGCCAGCGCGTTTCAGGCGCTGCGTTGGGTTGTGCTGCCACTGATTTTCCCGGCCATGCTGGCGGCAATGTTGATGGTTTTTGCCATTGCGTCGCGCGAGTTGGTGACCTCACTGTTGCTGTCGCCTGCCGGGACACAAACCGTGGCAGTGTTTATCTGGCGGCAGTTTGAACAGGGTTCGGTCGGGCAAGGGATGGCGATGGCGACATTAACGCTTATCACCGGGCTGGCGCTGATGTTGACGGCGCTCGGCATTATGCAGCGCGGCACAAAGGGGTAA
- a CDS encoding flavin reductase family protein, whose translation MSYFRPVALEHASRLLNHGPTIMITSRDEQIDRRNVMTAAWSMPVEFSPPRIAIVVDKSTWSRELIERSGMFGIVVPGVAATNWSYAVGSITGRDEDKFNCYGIPAFAGPVLGLPVIEEKCLAWMECRLLPPTAAQEKYDTLFGEVVSAAADERAFINGRWQFDDDKLNTIHHLGGGNFVTSGKHITAGQ comes from the coding sequence ATGAGCTATTTCCGCCCTGTGGCCTTAGAGCACGCCAGCCGCCTGCTTAACCACGGCCCGACCATTATGATCACCAGCCGCGATGAGCAAATCGACCGGCGCAATGTGATGACGGCGGCCTGGTCGATGCCGGTGGAATTCTCTCCGCCGCGTATCGCGATTGTGGTGGATAAAAGCACCTGGTCGCGCGAGTTGATTGAGCGCAGCGGGATGTTCGGCATTGTGGTGCCGGGTGTTGCGGCCACTAACTGGAGTTATGCCGTCGGCAGCATTACCGGGCGTGATGAAGACAAATTTAACTGCTATGGCATTCCCGCGTTTGCCGGGCCGGTGCTCGGTTTGCCGGTGATTGAAGAGAAGTGTCTGGCGTGGATGGAGTGCCGCTTGCTGCCCCCTACTGCCGCTCAGGAAAAATACGACACGCTGTTTGGCGAAGTGGTGTCTGCTGCAGCCGATGAGCGGGCGTTTATTAATGGTCGCTGGCAATTTGACGATGACAAACTGAATACCATTCACCATTTGGGCGGCGGGAATTTTGTCACCAGCGGCAAGCACATTACCGCGGGTCAATAA
- a CDS encoding AAA family ATPase, with translation MRINVIGTSGSGKSTLAKRLAGKLNVPYIEMDVLYWRTNWQGTPDEELFARLEQLLAQPGWVLDGNYNRSRDIKWRNVDIVVWVDYGFWRTLRQALLRAIRRAWHRHELWPGTGNYETFRRSFLSRESIILWTLKTWRTNRARYEADLADPRYQHVRFVRLTSPRQANEFLATLA, from the coding sequence ATGCGAATCAACGTGATCGGCACCAGCGGCAGCGGCAAATCCACGCTGGCAAAGCGTCTCGCCGGCAAGCTCAATGTGCCGTATATCGAAATGGATGTGTTGTACTGGCGGACAAACTGGCAGGGGACGCCGGATGAAGAGTTGTTTGCCCGGCTGGAGCAACTGCTGGCGCAACCGGGTTGGGTGCTGGACGGCAATTATAACCGCAGCCGCGATATTAAATGGCGCAATGTCGATATCGTCGTCTGGGTTGATTACGGTTTCTGGCGCACGCTGCGCCAGGCGCTGCTTCGTGCTATCCGGCGGGCGTGGCACCGCCACGAGTTATGGCCGGGCACTGGCAATTATGAAACTTTTCGCCGTTCGTTCTTAAGCCGCGAGTCGATTATTCTCTGGACGCTGAAAACCTGGCGCACCAACCGCGCACGTTATGAAGCTGATCTGGCCGACCCTCGCTATCAGCACGTGCGTTTCGTGCGTCTTACCAGCCCCCGGCAGGCAAACGAATTTCTCGCCACTCTGGCCTAA